In Arthrobacter sp. QXT-31, one genomic interval encodes:
- a CDS encoding class I SAM-dependent methyltransferase produces MTENGLGQVLGLLRRHPDVEAANLQAWDATDSLLLDAAADLLTPQSTVAVIGDNYGALTLGLLAGGAGPVPARVRVHQDLVTGERALRNNAAGLGLTEGFAQLPLGAELLSGADLVLLQLPRTLAELEEISDAVARHAPAGAVLLAGGRIKHMSLGMNAVLGKYFEAVQPQLARQKSRLLIASGPVRPEGNPPYPVTEHNAELGLDICAHGAVFAGTRLDIGTRFLLTFLPEMPAAAKAVDLGCGTGILAAMYARRHPQAEVLATDRSAAAVASAQATARANGLAASITAVQDDAMSTLPAGSTDLILLNPPFHLGSSVHAGAGLKLFEAAGRVLAPGGQLWTVFNSHLRYLPALERLVGPTTVRGRNPKFTVASSVRRAAG; encoded by the coding sequence GTCCTGGGCCTGCTTCGCAGGCACCCTGACGTCGAGGCCGCCAACCTCCAGGCGTGGGACGCCACCGATTCGCTCCTCCTGGACGCGGCCGCGGACCTGCTCACCCCACAAAGCACGGTCGCCGTCATCGGGGACAACTACGGGGCGCTCACGCTCGGGCTGCTGGCCGGCGGTGCCGGTCCGGTTCCGGCCCGCGTCAGGGTGCACCAGGACCTGGTCACGGGCGAGCGGGCCCTTCGCAACAACGCCGCGGGGCTGGGACTGACGGAAGGCTTTGCACAGCTGCCGCTCGGCGCCGAACTGCTGTCAGGCGCGGACCTGGTGCTGCTGCAGCTGCCCAGGACGCTCGCCGAACTCGAGGAGATTTCCGACGCCGTCGCCCGGCACGCGCCTGCCGGTGCCGTCTTGCTTGCCGGCGGCAGGATTAAGCACATGTCCCTGGGCATGAATGCCGTGCTGGGCAAGTACTTCGAAGCCGTCCAGCCGCAGCTGGCCCGGCAAAAGTCCCGGCTGCTCATCGCCTCCGGCCCGGTGCGTCCGGAGGGGAATCCGCCATACCCCGTGACAGAACACAACGCTGAACTCGGTCTGGATATCTGTGCGCACGGAGCCGTTTTTGCCGGCACGCGGCTGGACATCGGGACCCGGTTCCTGCTGACCTTCCTCCCGGAGATGCCGGCCGCCGCCAAGGCCGTGGACCTGGGATGCGGCACGGGAATCCTGGCAGCCATGTACGCCCGCCGGCATCCCCAAGCCGAGGTCCTGGCCACGGACCGGTCCGCGGCCGCGGTGGCCTCGGCACAGGCAACTGCCCGGGCAAACGGCCTGGCGGCCAGCATCACGGCTGTCCAGGATGATGCGATGAGCACGCTTCCGGCCGGAAGTACGGACCTGATCCTCCTGAACCCGCCGTTCCACCTCGGCTCCAGCGTCCACGCCGGCGCCGGACTGAAGCTGTTCGAGGCAGCGGGCCGGGTGCTGGCCCCGGGCGGCCAGCTCTGGACGGTATTCAATAGCCACCTGCGCTACCTGCCGGCCCTCGAGCGCCTGGTTGGCCCCACCACGGTGAGAGGCCGGAACCCCAAATTCACGGTGGCCAGCAGCGTCCGGCGGGCCGCCGGATGA